Proteins co-encoded in one Bacillota bacterium genomic window:
- the rpsJ gene encoding 30S ribosomal protein S10, producing the protein MPAQKIRIRLRAFDHKILDRSAERIVDTAKRTGASVSGPVPLPTEKSVYTILVAPNGEKDIREQFEMRIHKRLIDIVEPTSKTVDALMRLDLPAGVDIEIKL; encoded by the coding sequence ATGCCTGCCCAAAAGATCAGGATCCGCCTCAGGGCGTTTGACCATAAGATCCTCGACCGCTCGGCGGAGAGGATAGTGGACACCGCGAAACGTACCGGCGCCTCGGTTTCGGGCCCGGTGCCGCTCCCGACGGAGAAGAGCGTGTACACGATCCTGGTCGCGCCCAACGGCGAGAAGGACATTCGCGAGCAGTTCGAGATGCGGATTCACAAGCGCCTGATAGATATAGTCGAACCGACGTCCAAGACGGTGGACGCCCTCATGCGGCTGGATCTGCCGGCAGGGGTTGATATCGAGATCAAGCTCTAG
- the rplC gene encoding 50S ribosomal protein L3 yields MRKGIIGRKLGMTQVFDDKGVLIPVTVVEAGPCVIVQKKTVESDGYQALQVGFGPAREKSLRKPVKGHFAKARVPLARRLRELRLDKVDGYEVGSEIKADIFSAGELVDVIGLTKGRGFAGGVKRWGFHRGPMAHGSKYHRGPGSLQSRKAARVFKGRLMPGRYGQERVTIQNLRVVKIDPDRNLMLIRGAIPGANGSLVTIKNAVKAS; encoded by the coding sequence ATGCGGAAGGGAATCATTGGCCGTAAACTCGGCATGACCCAGGTGTTCGACGACAAAGGGGTGCTCATCCCCGTGACGGTCGTCGAAGCCGGGCCGTGCGTGATCGTACAGAAGAAGACGGTCGAGAGCGACGGGTACCAGGCGCTCCAGGTCGGGTTCGGGCCCGCACGCGAGAAGTCGCTGCGCAAGCCGGTCAAGGGGCACTTTGCGAAGGCGAGGGTACCCCTGGCGAGGCGCCTGCGCGAGCTCAGGCTCGACAAGGTGGACGGGTACGAGGTCGGCAGCGAGATCAAGGCCGACATATTCTCGGCCGGCGAACTCGTGGACGTGATAGGCCTCACCAAGGGCCGTGGCTTCGCCGGCGGCGTCAAGAGGTGGGGGTTCCACCGCGGGCCGATGGCCCACGGCTCCAAGTACCACCGCGGACCCGGTTCGCTCCAGTCCCGTAAAGCCGCCCGCGTATTCAAGGGCAGGCTCATGCCGGGCAGGTACGGCCAGGAGCGCGTGACGATCCAGAATCTCAGGGTCGTGAAGATCGATCCTGACAGGAACCTCATGTTGATACGGGGCGCGATCCCCGGGGCTAACGGCTCCCTGGTCACGATCAAGAATGCCGTGAAGGCCTCGTAG
- the rplD gene encoding 50S ribosomal protein L4: MPKVDVVNVTGAKVGEMDLNDSVFGVEENEHLMHMAVRMHLDNSRVGTADTKTRAEVDGGGRKPWRQKGTGRARQGTIRSPLWRKGGVVFGPHPRDFGFEMPRKQRRLALKSALSSKLRSGEIIVLDELRLSEPRTREMVKVLSNLNVGGRTALVVTAAPDESVSRSSRNIAGVTTSTAQNLNVYDVLAHEKVVLTKDAAKRVEEVLGTP; the protein is encoded by the coding sequence GTGCCTAAGGTCGACGTTGTGAATGTAACCGGCGCAAAAGTCGGCGAGATGGATCTGAACGATTCGGTGTTCGGGGTCGAGGAAAACGAGCACCTGATGCACATGGCTGTCAGGATGCACCTCGACAACTCCCGCGTGGGGACTGCGGATACGAAGACCCGCGCGGAGGTCGACGGTGGCGGCCGGAAACCGTGGAGGCAGAAGGGGACCGGTCGCGCGAGACAGGGGACTATTCGTTCCCCGCTCTGGCGCAAGGGCGGTGTCGTGTTCGGCCCGCACCCGAGGGATTTTGGGTTCGAGATGCCGAGGAAGCAGAGGAGACTCGCTTTGAAGTCGGCGCTGTCGTCGAAGCTCCGTTCGGGGGAGATCATCGTGTTGGACGAGCTTCGCCTGAGCGAGCCCAGGACCAGAGAGATGGTCAAGGTGCTTTCGAACCTGAACGTAGGGGGGCGTACCGCTCTGGTGGTTACCGCGGCTCCCGACGAAAGCGTCTCGAGGTCTTCGAGGAACATAGCCGGAGTCACCACATCGACGGCGCAAAACCTTAACGTGTACGACGTCCTCGCTCACGAGAAGGTCGTTCTCACAAAGGACGCCGCCAAACGCGTCGAGGAGGTGCTCGGCACGCCATGA
- the rplW gene encoding 50S ribosomal protein L23, giving the protein MTARDIIIRPIVTEKSNTAMGHSIYTFVVAERANKTQIRDAVEEIFKVKVKAVNTMRMLGKVRRMGVHSGRRPNWKKAMVTLEEGQKIQFFEGM; this is encoded by the coding sequence ATGACGGCGAGAGACATAATCATCCGGCCGATAGTGACTGAGAAGAGCAACACCGCGATGGGCCACTCGATTTACACGTTCGTCGTGGCCGAGAGGGCCAACAAGACCCAGATCAGGGACGCGGTGGAAGAGATATTCAAGGTCAAGGTGAAGGCCGTCAACACAATGCGGATGCTGGGCAAGGTCAGAAGGATGGGCGTCCACAGCGGGCGGCGGCCCAACTGGAAGAAAGCCATGGTGACCCTCGAGGAAGGCCAGAAGATACAGTTCTTCGAGGGCATGTAA
- the rplB gene encoding 50S ribosomal protein L2 — MGVKSFKPTSPGIRGMTVSTFEEITRTRPERSLIANLKKHAGRNARGKITVRHQGGGSRRAYRIVDFRRDKDGIPAKVATIEYDPNRSARIALLHYADGEKRYILAPVGVAVGDTLLSGPDADIKAGNNLPLRNIPTGTMVHHIELQPGKGAQIARAAGVSAQIMAKEGPHALLRMPSGEQRLVSLDCRATIGQVGNVEHENISIGKAGRSRWMGKRPAVRGVVMNPVDHPHGGGEGKSPIGRKHPVTPWGKPTLGYKTRKKRKPSDIYIVKRRK, encoded by the coding sequence ATGGGTGTGAAATCGTTCAAGCCGACGTCCCCCGGCATCAGGGGGATGACGGTCAGCACATTTGAAGAGATAACCAGGACCAGGCCCGAGCGGTCGCTTATCGCCAATCTCAAGAAGCATGCAGGCCGCAACGCGCGCGGCAAGATCACCGTCCGTCACCAGGGGGGCGGCTCGAGGCGGGCGTACCGCATCGTCGACTTCCGCCGCGACAAGGACGGGATTCCTGCCAAAGTGGCGACGATCGAGTACGACCCGAACCGCTCGGCGAGGATCGCGCTGCTTCACTACGCCGACGGCGAGAAGCGCTACATCCTCGCGCCGGTGGGCGTGGCGGTGGGCGATACACTTCTCTCGGGGCCGGACGCCGACATAAAGGCCGGCAACAACCTGCCCCTGAGGAACATCCCGACCGGCACGATGGTGCATCATATCGAGCTGCAACCGGGAAAGGGCGCCCAGATCGCCCGCGCGGCGGGCGTCAGCGCGCAGATAATGGCGAAGGAAGGACCGCACGCCTTGCTCAGGATGCCGTCAGGCGAGCAAAGGCTGGTCAGCCTCGATTGCAGGGCGACCATAGGCCAGGTCGGCAACGTGGAGCATGAGAACATCTCGATAGGCAAGGCAGGGCGGAGCCGCTGGATGGGCAAGCGGCCGGCGGTGCGCGGGGTCGTCATGAACCCCGTAGACCACCCGCACGGCGGCGGCGAGGGCAAGTCGCCGATCGGGCGCAAGCACCCCGTTACGCCGTGGGGCAAGCCGACGCTGGGTTATAAGACGCGGAAGAAGCGCAAGCCGTCCGACATCTACATCGTCAAGCGGCGGAAGTAA
- the rpsS gene encoding 30S ribosomal protein S19, which translates to MSRSVKKGPFVDEKLHARVKAMNAKGDKRVIRTWSRDSTIIPDMVGHTIAVYDGRKHVPVYITEEMIGHKLGEFAPTRTFRGHGAHTERSTALK; encoded by the coding sequence ATGTCCAGGTCCGTCAAGAAGGGGCCGTTTGTGGACGAGAAGCTGCACGCTCGAGTCAAGGCCATGAACGCGAAGGGCGACAAGAGGGTCATCCGCACGTGGTCCAGGGATTCGACCATTATCCCCGACATGGTCGGGCACACCATAGCGGTATACGACGGGCGGAAGCACGTCCCCGTGTACATCACTGAGGAAATGATCGGTCACAAGCTGGGAGAGTTCGCTCCCACGCGCACCTTCCGCGGTCACGGTGCTCACACGGAGCGGTCGACCGCGTTGAAGTGA
- the rplV gene encoding 50S ribosomal protein L22, whose amino-acid sequence METGSAGARAVARHIRISPTKVRIVANLIKGKKVDEAFAILRFTPKRASVIISKVLKSAVANAENNFEMNGKNLYVAEAIVDQGPTWKRYQPRQRGQAFPILKRTSHITVVVKERKEGK is encoded by the coding sequence GTGGAGACGGGTTCGGCCGGAGCAAGAGCGGTGGCCAGGCACATCCGCATATCGCCGACGAAGGTCAGGATAGTCGCGAACCTGATCAAGGGCAAGAAAGTGGATGAGGCTTTCGCAATACTGCGCTTCACGCCCAAGAGGGCTTCGGTGATCATAAGTAAGGTGCTCAAGTCGGCGGTTGCCAACGCTGAGAACAACTTCGAAATGAACGGGAAGAACCTCTACGTCGCTGAGGCGATAGTCGACCAGGGCCCGACCTGGAAGCGGTATCAACCCCGGCAGAGGGGGCAGGCTTTCCCGATTCTCAAACGTACCAGCCACATCACCGTGGTTGTCAAGGAGAGAAAGGAGGGGAAGTAA
- the rpsC gene encoding 30S ribosomal protein S3, producing MGQKVHPKGLRIGIIKDWDAKWFADKKEFPSILMEDVKIREFLKKKLYITGVSRIEIERAANRLKVTIYTAKPGMVIGRGGAGVEDIRKQVEALTGKQVALNIVEVKSPETDAQLVAENVAQQLEKRISFRRAMKQAISRAMRLGARGCKVRISGRLGGAEMARRERDVEGTVPLHTLRADIDYGFAEATTTYGKIGIKVWIYKGEVLPAAPRRDKEKPKAAVEGGE from the coding sequence ATGGGCCAGAAGGTCCATCCAAAGGGACTCAGGATAGGCATCATCAAGGATTGGGACGCAAAGTGGTTCGCGGATAAGAAGGAGTTTCCGTCCATCCTCATGGAAGACGTGAAGATCCGCGAGTTCTTGAAGAAGAAGCTTTACATCACGGGCGTGTCTCGGATTGAGATAGAAAGGGCGGCCAACAGGCTGAAGGTCACCATCTACACGGCCAAACCCGGTATGGTCATCGGCCGCGGCGGGGCCGGCGTGGAGGACATCAGGAAGCAGGTTGAAGCCCTGACAGGCAAACAGGTCGCCCTCAACATCGTCGAGGTCAAGTCGCCCGAAACGGATGCTCAGCTCGTGGCCGAGAACGTCGCGCAGCAGCTCGAGAAGAGGATATCGTTCAGAAGGGCCATGAAGCAGGCGATATCCAGGGCGATGAGGCTCGGGGCCAGGGGCTGCAAGGTGAGGATCTCGGGACGTCTCGGCGGCGCCGAAATGGCGCGTAGGGAGAGGGATGTCGAGGGCACGGTCCCGCTCCACACCCTGAGAGCCGACATAGACTACGGCTTCGCGGAAGCGACGACGACTTACGGCAAGATCGGCATCAAGGTGTGGATATACAAGGGCGAAGTCCTTCCGGCGGCGCCCCGCAGAGACAAGGAGAAGCCCAAGGCGGCGGTTGAGGGAGGAGAGTAA
- the rplP gene encoding 50S ribosomal protein L16, whose protein sequence is MLMPKRVKYRKQHRGRMTGKAYRGSEVLYGEYGLQALEPAWVSDRQIEAARVALTRYIKRGGKVWIKIFPDKPVTQKPAETRMGSGKGNPEFWVAVVKPGRVLFELAGVSEDVAREAMRLAAFKLPLKTRFVKREEVGGEANEG, encoded by the coding sequence ATGTTGATGCCCAAGAGGGTCAAGTACCGGAAGCAGCACCGCGGGCGCATGACCGGAAAGGCCTACAGGGGTTCGGAAGTGCTTTACGGCGAGTACGGCCTGCAGGCTCTCGAGCCGGCGTGGGTTTCCGATCGCCAGATTGAGGCAGCGCGTGTGGCCCTGACCAGGTATATCAAGAGGGGCGGGAAGGTCTGGATCAAAATATTCCCCGACAAGCCCGTTACCCAGAAGCCTGCCGAAACCCGGATGGGCTCCGGCAAGGGCAACCCCGAATTTTGGGTCGCCGTGGTGAAGCCGGGCCGCGTGCTGTTCGAACTTGCCGGGGTTAGCGAAGATGTCGCGAGGGAGGCCATGAGGCTTGCCGCGTTCAAGCTGCCCTTGAAGACGCGCTTCGTGAAGCGCGAGGAAGTGGGTGGTGAAGCGAATGAAGGCTAA
- the rpmC gene encoding 50S ribosomal protein L29 has translation MKAKDLRDMEGAELAKKLEGLKEELFNLRFQLATNQLENPMRIREVRRDIAKIKTILRERELQAGRARA, from the coding sequence ATGAAGGCTAAGGATCTTCGCGATATGGAGGGCGCCGAGCTGGCCAAGAAGCTCGAAGGCCTCAAGGAGGAATTGTTTAACCTGCGGTTTCAGCTGGCCACAAACCAGCTCGAAAACCCGATGAGGATCAGGGAAGTCCGTCGCGACATCGCAAAGATCAAGACGATCCTCAGGGAGCGGGAACTCCAGGCCGGCCGGGCCAGGGCATAG
- the rpsQ gene encoding 30S ribosomal protein S17, which produces MEERRGARKVRVGTVVSDKMDKTVVVAIERFTSHPLYGRRLKVTKKLKAHDETNDCKVGDKVRVMETRPLSREKRWRVVEVLERAK; this is translated from the coding sequence ATGGAAGAGAGGCGGGGAGCGAGGAAGGTAAGGGTGGGGACGGTCGTGTCCGACAAGATGGACAAGACAGTCGTGGTCGCCATTGAAAGGTTCACGTCCCACCCATTGTACGGGCGCCGCCTTAAGGTTACCAAGAAGCTGAAGGCACACGATGAAACGAACGACTGCAAGGTCGGCGACAAGGTGAGAGTGATGGAAACGCGACCGCTCTCCAGGGAGAAGCGGTGGCGCGTGGTAGAGGTGCTCGAGCGAGCCAAGTAA
- the rplN gene encoding 50S ribosomal protein L14, translated as MIQSYTRLTVADNTGAKKIMCIRVLGGHYRRYANIGDVIVASVKESTPGGVVKKGDVVKAVIVRSRKGLRRPDGSYIKFDENAAVILKDDKEPRGTRIFGPVARELREREFMKIISLAPEVL; from the coding sequence GTGATACAGAGTTACACCAGGCTGACGGTTGCCGACAACACCGGGGCCAAGAAGATCATGTGTATCAGGGTGCTCGGCGGGCATTATCGCAGGTATGCCAACATCGGCGATGTGATCGTGGCGTCGGTGAAGGAGTCGACCCCCGGCGGAGTAGTCAAGAAGGGCGACGTCGTGAAGGCTGTCATCGTGAGGTCCAGGAAGGGCCTCAGGCGCCCGGACGGGTCGTACATCAAGTTCGACGAGAACGCCGCCGTCATACTGAAGGACGACAAGGAGCCAAGAGGTACCCGCATATTCGGACCCGTGGCGAGGGAATTGCGTGAGAGGGAATTCATGAAGATCATATCCCTCGCGCCCGAGGTGCTCTAG
- a CDS encoding 50S ribosomal protein L24, which translates to MHVKSGDTVYVTAGKYKGKKGKVLKVIPDKGAVVVEGVNIVKKHQKPTQKVMQGGIIEKEAPFPSSKVMWVCPRCGKPSRVGNKVLEAGKTARVCKQCGEVV; encoded by the coding sequence ATTCACGTAAAGAGCGGCGATACGGTGTACGTCACCGCGGGGAAGTACAAGGGTAAGAAGGGGAAGGTTCTGAAGGTGATCCCGGATAAAGGCGCCGTCGTGGTTGAGGGCGTTAACATAGTCAAGAAGCATCAGAAACCTACCCAGAAGGTCATGCAGGGCGGAATCATCGAGAAGGAAGCGCCGTTTCCCAGCTCCAAGGTCATGTGGGTTTGCCCTCGGTGCGGAAAGCCGTCCAGGGTGGGCAACAAGGTGCTTGAGGCCGGCAAGACCGCCAGGGTCTGCAAGCAGTGCGGCGAGGTAGTATAG
- the rplE gene encoding 50S ribosomal protein L5 — translation MAYLKDKYVNEIVPQMMKTFEYKNRLEVPKVKKVVLNMGVGDAIQNPKALDAAAADLAAITGQKPVITRAKKSIAAFKLRAGMSIGCKVTLRGERMYDFLAKLFHVALPRVRDFRGVSSKGFDGRGNYSLGLKEQLIFPEIDYDKVEKIRGMDVVIVTSAKTDEEAHQLLKLMGLPLKD, via the coding sequence GTGGCGTACCTGAAGGACAAGTACGTTAATGAAATCGTCCCGCAAATGATGAAGACATTCGAGTACAAGAACCGCCTCGAGGTGCCGAAAGTCAAGAAGGTCGTCCTTAACATGGGCGTGGGCGACGCCATCCAGAACCCGAAGGCGCTCGACGCCGCCGCGGCCGACCTGGCCGCCATCACGGGGCAGAAGCCGGTGATCACGCGCGCGAAGAAGTCCATCGCGGCATTCAAGCTCAGGGCCGGGATGTCAATAGGCTGCAAGGTCACCCTTCGCGGCGAGCGGATGTACGATTTCCTTGCGAAGTTGTTCCACGTCGCGCTCCCGAGGGTGAGGGATTTTCGCGGGGTTTCGTCCAAGGGGTTCGATGGCCGTGGTAACTACTCGCTCGGTCTCAAGGAGCAGCTCATATTCCCCGAGATCGACTACGACAAGGTGGAGAAGATCAGGGGAATGGACGTCGTCATAGTCACGAGCGCGAAGACGGATGAGGAGGCCCACCAGCTCTTGAAGCTGATGGGGCTGCCGTTGAAGGATTGA
- a CDS encoding type Z 30S ribosomal protein S14, whose amino-acid sequence MATKAKVEATKREPKFIVRKHNRCKLCGRPHAYMRHFGICRLCFRRMAHRGEIPGITKASW is encoded by the coding sequence TTGGCCACTAAGGCGAAGGTTGAGGCCACCAAGCGGGAGCCCAAGTTCATCGTCAGAAAGCACAACAGGTGTAAGCTGTGCGGTCGCCCTCACGCGTACATGAGGCACTTCGGCATCTGCAGGCTGTGCTTCAGGCGCATGGCGCACCGGGGCGAGATCCCGGGCATCACCAAGGCGAGCTGGTAA
- the rpsH gene encoding 30S ribosomal protein S8, giving the protein MTDPIADMLTRVRNAVMVNHDQLEVPGSKVKREIAQILKEEGFIRDYDWIDDGKQGVIKIYLKYGPSKTRVITGLKRISKPGLRVYAQHDAVPKVLGGLGLAILSTSRGIMTDKRARKEGVGGEVLCYIW; this is encoded by the coding sequence ATGACTGATCCTATTGCGGATATGCTCACCAGGGTACGGAACGCCGTCATGGTCAACCATGATCAGCTCGAGGTGCCTGGTTCTAAAGTCAAGAGAGAGATTGCCCAGATACTGAAAGAAGAGGGCTTTATCAGGGATTACGACTGGATAGATGACGGAAAGCAGGGCGTAATCAAGATATACCTCAAGTACGGGCCCAGCAAGACCAGGGTAATCACCGGGCTGAAGAGGATTTCTAAACCCGGGTTGCGGGTTTACGCGCAGCACGACGCGGTGCCCAAGGTCCTGGGAGGTCTCGGACTTGCCATCCTGTCCACCTCTAGGGGCATCATGACCGACAAGAGGGCGCGGAAGGAAGGCGTCGGGGGAGAGGTCCTCTGCTACATCTGGTAA
- the rplF gene encoding 50S ribosomal protein L6 produces MSRLGRLPVAIPAGVQISVDGNVVKVKGPKGELSRQLHESMKVTVNDGSILVERPSDEKIHKSLHGLTRALISNMITGVTKGYDKSLELVGVGYRASKSGKKIVITVGFSHPVEIDPPEGIEFDVPNPTLIVVRGRDKEAVGQMAASIRDVRPPEPYQGKGIRYAGEKVRRKAGKAGKK; encoded by the coding sequence ATGTCGAGACTGGGTCGTCTCCCGGTAGCCATACCGGCGGGCGTTCAGATAAGCGTCGATGGGAACGTGGTCAAGGTAAAGGGCCCGAAGGGCGAGCTGTCGAGGCAGTTGCACGAATCGATGAAGGTGACCGTGAACGACGGGTCGATCCTGGTCGAGAGGCCCTCGGACGAGAAGATCCACAAGTCGCTTCACGGGCTGACCCGCGCCCTCATATCCAACATGATCACGGGCGTCACCAAGGGGTACGATAAGTCGCTCGAGCTGGTCGGCGTCGGTTACAGGGCGTCGAAGTCGGGTAAGAAGATCGTCATCACCGTGGGTTTCTCGCACCCCGTCGAGATCGACCCGCCTGAGGGAATAGAGTTCGATGTCCCCAACCCAACGCTGATCGTGGTCAGGGGGCGGGACAAGGAAGCGGTCGGGCAGATGGCCGCTTCCATCAGGGACGTCAGGCCGCCCGAGCCTTACCAGGGCAAGGGCATCAGATACGCGGGCGAGAAGGTCCGCCGCAAGGCGGGCAAGGCCGGCAAGAAGTAG
- a CDS encoding 50S ribosomal protein L18: protein MLDSNSKRAGRIRRHLRVRKRMSGAPERPRLSVFRSLKHIYAQIITDFDGRTLVQASSADPEMKARVKHGGNLAAAKMVGELVARRALDKGIKSVVFDRGGYLYHGRVKALAEAAREAGLEF from the coding sequence GTGCTCGATTCAAACAGCAAGCGCGCAGGAAGAATTCGGCGGCACCTCAGGGTGCGCAAGCGCATGTCCGGCGCACCTGAGCGTCCGAGGCTGTCCGTATTCAGGAGCCTCAAGCATATATACGCCCAGATCATCACGGACTTCGACGGCCGAACGCTGGTTCAGGCGTCAAGCGCGGACCCGGAGATGAAGGCCAGGGTCAAGCACGGCGGTAACCTGGCCGCCGCGAAGATGGTCGGCGAGCTGGTGGCCAGAAGGGCCCTGGACAAGGGCATCAAGTCGGTCGTGTTCGACCGTGGAGGGTACCTGTACCACGGCCGCGTTAAAGCGCTCGCCGAGGCCGCCCGAGAGGCGGGGCTCGAGTTCTGA